In the genome of Sardina pilchardus chromosome 14, fSarPil1.1, whole genome shotgun sequence, one region contains:
- the LOC134101068 gene encoding uncharacterized protein LOC134101068 codes for MGSWDRMADLYSLLIRGGILSTLFMITLAVDRAVLCAEDSLLVEKSKDVEIPSECVTSCTAQTYGRMFLRQDTKTVRFKCSDTGDKGEYCWSTHISCRTGESLLQAYVILPMHKSTISGESPGLQTPSATHKNLLRPHRGQVAPLADECGLFYDVMDYFGGTKRELNFCVKVVPHHLGDGLRCPPFLVTVWQNQNHSPVNHGEG; via the exons ATGGGAAGCTGGGACAGAATGGCGGATTTATATTCTCTCTTGATTCGCGGTGGCATTTTGTCAACATTATTCATGATTACACTGGCTGTGGACAGGGCCGTGCTTTGTGCGGAGGACAGTCTCCTGGTGGAGAAGTCCAAAGATGTGGAAATACCATCGGAGTGTGTCACAAGCTGCACCGCACAGACGTATGGCAGAATGTTTCTGAGGCAGGACACAAAGACTGTCCGTTTCAAATGCTCTGACACAG GGGATAAAGGAGAGTACTGCTGGTCCACGCACATCAGCTGCAGAACAGGAGAGAGCTTGCTACAGGCTTATGTCATCTTGCCCATGCACAAGTCAACAATCAGTGGTGAATCACCGGGACTTCAAACCCCCTCGGCCACACACAAGAATCTGCTGAGACCTCACCGAGGACAAGTAGCACCTCTCGCTGATGAATGTGGCCTGTTCTATGATGTCATGGACTACTTCGGAGGGACAAAGCGGGAGCTAAATTTCTGTGTTAAGGTGGTGCCACACCACCTCGGGGACGGCCTGCGATGTCCACCGTTCCTTGTGACAGTTTGGCAAAACCAAAACCACTCCCCGGTCAACCATGGTGAAGGGTGA